The Carassius auratus strain Wakin chromosome 5, ASM336829v1, whole genome shotgun sequence genome includes a window with the following:
- the mrm1 gene encoding rRNA methyltransferase 1, mitochondrial, translating to MQAWKTVFKVFLASNRTRNRCCLLGLKELYFTPFTQHAAYSCTTALFNPKDKSDERFTSSKIKKTFVSKHKYAANRDDNLKPAKAQRGKVSSELQKLRFEDFSESETGRVLRHNLKESESTEGKELEIVFGAAPCLLALTQSRRKPSRLFVKNGEGPQREVILRVCQEAVRRGVQIQRVSKQTLDKMCGGKVHQGLCLQASPLGFITEERPMTSHEVKNRRPLWLVLDGVQDPMNLGAILRSAYFLGVDRIASSIHNSCPLTPTVSKASAGVMEVMEVFGYSNLKDMIKVKAEEGWQVVGTVGLEQCSSESAVVPCSDFKMSRPTLLLMGGEGDGLSPELHQMCDVLLTIPPHRNLHPGVDSLNVSVATGILLHSLLSTRTGS from the exons ATGCAGGCGTGGAAAACAGTTTTCAAAGTCTTCCTGGCCTCCAACAGAACTAGGAATAGATGTTGTTTGTTAGGGCTGAAGGAATTATACTTTACACCTTTCACACAACATGCGGCCTATAGTTGCACAACAGCACTTTTCAATCCTAAAGACAAGTCAGATGAGAGATTTACCTCTAGTAAAATCAAAAAGACATTTGTTTCTAAGCATAAATATGCTGCTAACAGAGATGATAATCTCAAACCAGCAAAAGCGCAGAGGGGAAAAGTGTCATCAGAGCTTCAGAAACTGAGGTTTGAAGATTTCAGTGAGTCAGAAACCGGAAGGGTTTTGAGACATAATCTAAAAGAATCTGAGTCCACTGAAGGTAAAGAGTTAGAGATTGTGTTCGGTGCGGCCCCGTGTTTGCTGGCCCTCACACAAAGCAGGAGGAAGCCGAGTCGTCTCTTTGTAAAGAACGGAGAGGGGCCACAGAGAGAAGTGATTTTGAGGGTCTGTCAGGAGGCTGTCAGACGGGGCGTGCAGATACAGCGAGTCAGTAAACAGACACTTGACAAGATGTGCGGCGGTAAGGTGCACCAGGGCTTGTGTCTGCAGGCAAGTCCTCTTGGGTTTATCACTGAGGAAAGGCCGATGACATCTCATGAGGTGAAGAATCGCAGGCCGTTATGGCTGGTTTTGGATGGAGTGCAGGATCCGATGAATCTTGGTGCCATTTTGCGGTCAGCGTATTTCCTGGGAGTGGATCGAATTGCCAGCAGCATTCATAACAG CTGTCCTCTGACGCCCACAGTGAGTAAAGCCAGTGCTGGTGTGATGGAGGTCATGGAGGTGTTTGGCTACAGCAACTTGAAAGATATGATTAAG GTGAAAGCAGAAGAAGGTTGGCAAGTAGTTGGCACTGTTGGGTTAGAGCAATGCAGTTCTGAATCCGCCGTTGTGCCATGTTCAGACTTCAAGATGTCCAGACCTACACTCCTGTTAATGG GTGGAGAGGGTGACGGTCTGTCTCCAGAACTGCATCAGATGTGTGACGTCCTGCTCACCATTCCTCCTCACAGAAACCTGCACCCTGGGGTAGATTCACTCAATGTGTCTGTAGCCACAG GCATTCTGCTGCACTCTCTTCTGTCCACACGCACAGgaagctga